Proteins found in one Pirellulales bacterium genomic segment:
- a CDS encoding class II fumarate hydratase — translation MSLDYRTEHDSMGDVRVPAQAYYGAQTQRAVENFPISGQPLPKELVHAMGLVKFACGVANRDLGKLTRTGKNRLDDQQTQAMLDACREVAAGKFDDQFPIDVYQTGSGTSSNMNANEVISNRAIELLGGDRTQTTKPVHPNDHVNMGQSTNDTFPTSIHVAVAIGIRERLLPALQRLHATLADKARQWDKIIKIGRTHLADATPLRLGQEVGGFARQIELSIERAKRAEQAVLELPVGGTAVGTGINTHPEFGRRVAAVLAKETQIDFIEAANHFEASAQRDGLVECHGQLRAVAVTLFNVANNIRWLGSGPRCGFYEVKLPDRQPGSSIMPGKVNPVMCESMMQVAARVMGNDQAVAISGAGGGQFQLNIMMPVMGHLTLESISLLSGATNAFVDFCAVEMEANKEACEASVEKSLSMVTSLNPLIGYEKSAALAKEAFKTGKTIRELCQEQSILSPDQLEKALDPWNMTEPH, via the coding sequence ATGTCCCTTGACTACCGAACCGAACACGACTCGATGGGCGACGTGCGCGTGCCCGCCCAGGCCTACTACGGCGCACAGACCCAGCGTGCCGTGGAAAACTTTCCCATCTCCGGCCAGCCGTTGCCCAAAGAACTGGTCCACGCCATGGGCCTGGTGAAGTTTGCCTGCGGCGTGGCGAACCGCGATCTGGGCAAGCTCACGCGAACCGGAAAGAACCGGCTCGACGACCAGCAGACGCAGGCCATGCTCGACGCGTGCCGCGAAGTGGCCGCCGGCAAGTTCGACGATCAGTTTCCCATCGACGTTTATCAAACCGGTTCCGGCACGTCGAGCAACATGAACGCCAACGAGGTCATCAGCAATCGGGCCATCGAGCTGCTCGGCGGCGACCGCACGCAGACGACCAAGCCGGTACACCCCAACGATCACGTCAACATGGGGCAAAGCACGAACGACACGTTTCCCACGTCGATCCACGTGGCGGTGGCGATCGGCATCCGCGAGCGGCTGCTTCCGGCCCTACAGCGGTTGCACGCGACGCTGGCCGACAAGGCCCGCCAGTGGGACAAGATCATCAAGATCGGCCGCACGCATCTGGCCGACGCCACGCCGTTGCGGCTGGGCCAGGAGGTCGGCGGCTTTGCCCGGCAGATCGAGCTGTCGATCGAACGGGCCAAGCGGGCCGAGCAGGCCGTGCTTGAACTGCCGGTGGGCGGCACCGCGGTGGGAACGGGCATCAACACCCACCCGGAGTTCGGCCGCCGCGTGGCCGCCGTGCTGGCCAAGGAGACGCAGATCGACTTCATCGAGGCGGCGAACCACTTCGAGGCCAGCGCCCAACGCGACGGCTTGGTCGAATGCCACGGTCAGTTGCGGGCAGTCGCCGTGACCTTATTCAACGTGGCCAACAACATCCGCTGGCTCGGTTCGGGGCCGCGTTGCGGGTTTTACGAAGTGAAGCTTCCCGACCGCCAGCCGGGCAGCTCGATCATGCCCGGCAAGGTCAATCCCGTGATGTGCGAGAGCATGATGCAGGTGGCGGCCCGCGTGATGGGCAACGATCAGGCGGTGGCGATCAGCGGCGCCGGCGGCGGGCAGTTTCAGCTCAACATCATGATGCCCGTGATGGGCCACTTAACGCTGGAGAGCATTTCGCTTTTGAGCGGCGCGACGAACGCCTTCGTCGATTTTTGCGCCGTGGAGATGGAGGCCAACAAGGAGGCGTGCGAGGCGTCGGTCGAAAAGAGCCTCTCGATGGTGACGAGCCTCAACCCCTTGATCGGTTACGAGAAGTCCGCCGCGCTGGCCAAGGAGGCGTTCAAGACCGGCAAAACAATCCGCGAGCTATGCCAGGAGCAGAGCATCTTGTCGCCGGACCAGCTCGAAAAGGCGCTCGATCCCTGGAACATGACTGAGCCGCACTAG
- a CDS encoding acyl-CoA thioester hydrolase/BAAT C-terminal domain-containing protein translates to MMMSHRRSLVRRLIVFTAALLICFEVPLQAEEPQPLTETWRRIEPFTVPPAEFAGKFGPYRSPLNFFDGSRVQSADDWPCRRQEILHRWQRRLGAWPPLPERPEVTPIETVQRDGFVEEHIRIQVSPSGTVVDGYLLVPPGDGPFPAVLVPFYEPLTSIGRGAKGHGSHDYGLQLVKRGFVTLSIGTPGTPNELGGETRKLLVEAAEGEGIQPLTFLAYVAANCHTVLAQRPKVDAQRIGIIGLSYGGKWTMFASCLYDKFACAVWSDPGIVFNEQNASVNYWEPWYLGYDPQVRRTPGIPSPDNPRTGLYKELIEAGDDLVDLHALMAPRPLLVSGGTEDPPRNWPALNHLIAVNQVLGYEHRVAMTARPTHVPTPEALAIELTFLEFWLTGGQPKRVADGAEKR, encoded by the coding sequence ATGATGATGAGCCATCGCCGTTCCCTGGTGCGTCGCTTGATCGTGTTCACGGCGGCACTATTGATATGCTTCGAGGTACCTCTCCAGGCAGAGGAGCCGCAGCCACTCACAGAAACCTGGCGGCGAATCGAGCCCTTCACGGTGCCGCCCGCGGAGTTCGCCGGAAAGTTCGGCCCGTATCGTTCGCCGTTGAACTTCTTCGACGGCAGCCGCGTGCAATCCGCCGACGACTGGCCGTGTCGCCGCCAGGAAATACTGCACCGCTGGCAGCGCCGCTTGGGAGCCTGGCCGCCGTTGCCAGAGCGGCCCGAGGTGACGCCGATCGAAACCGTCCAGCGTGACGGTTTCGTGGAAGAACACATCCGCATCCAGGTTTCGCCTTCCGGAACGGTGGTCGACGGTTATCTCCTTGTGCCGCCCGGCGACGGGCCGTTTCCCGCTGTGCTGGTTCCCTTCTACGAGCCGTTGACCAGCATCGGTCGCGGAGCGAAAGGCCACGGGAGCCACGACTATGGACTGCAACTCGTGAAACGCGGCTTCGTGACGCTCTCGATCGGCACGCCGGGCACGCCCAACGAGCTTGGCGGCGAAACACGGAAGCTGCTGGTCGAGGCCGCCGAAGGCGAGGGAATTCAACCGTTGACGTTCTTGGCCTACGTCGCCGCAAATTGCCACACGGTGCTGGCACAAAGGCCCAAGGTCGATGCCCAGCGGATCGGCATCATCGGGTTATCGTATGGCGGCAAGTGGACGATGTTCGCCTCGTGCCTATACGACAAGTTCGCCTGCGCCGTCTGGTCGGATCCGGGCATCGTCTTCAACGAGCAGAACGCCAGCGTCAACTATTGGGAGCCGTGGTATCTCGGCTACGATCCGCAGGTGCGGCGCACGCCCGGCATCCCTTCTCCGGACAATCCGCGCACCGGCCTCTACAAGGAGCTGATCGAGGCCGGCGACGACCTCGTCGATCTGCACGCGCTGATGGCGCCGCGGCCCCTGTTGGTTTCGGGCGGCACGGAAGATCCGCCGCGAAACTGGCCGGCGCTCAATCACCTGATCGCGGTGAATCAGGTCCTGGGCTACGAGCACCGCGTGGCCATGACGGCCCGACCGACTCACGTCCCCACGCCGGAGGCGCTCGCCATTGAGCTGACGTTCCTGGAGTTTTGGCTCACGGGTGGACAACCGAAACGCGTGGCGGACGGGGCCGAGAAACGCTAA
- a CDS encoding GNAT family N-acetyltransferase, with protein sequence MMSKSEIPSSGQQTICIRDAAPADAAIIADFNCRLAWESEGKRLEPGVVDRGVRLALQRPELCRYFLAEIERRVVGQTMLTYEWSDWRAGLFWWIQSVYVVPDARQRGVFRALFQHIQELAKATPEVCGLRLYVEEHNAAALATYRRLGMAPSGHLLYELDWSAAPFR encoded by the coding sequence ATGATGAGCAAAAGCGAGATTCCTTCCAGCGGCCAGCAGACGATTTGTATCCGCGATGCCGCACCTGCCGATGCTGCGATCATCGCCGACTTCAATTGCCGCCTGGCCTGGGAATCGGAAGGCAAGCGGCTCGAGCCGGGCGTGGTCGACCGTGGAGTCCGGCTGGCGCTGCAAAGGCCGGAGCTGTGCCGCTACTTTTTAGCTGAAATCGAGCGCCGTGTCGTCGGGCAGACCATGCTCACGTACGAGTGGAGCGATTGGCGGGCCGGCCTGTTCTGGTGGATTCAAAGCGTGTACGTCGTGCCCGACGCCCGGCAGCGCGGCGTATTTCGGGCGTTGTTCCAGCACATCCAAGAGCTGGCGAAAGCCACTCCTGAAGTTTGCGGCCTGCGCCTCTATGTGGAAGAACACAACGCGGCCGCACTGGCAACCTATCGCCGGCTGGGCATGGCGCCCAGCGGGCACCTGCTCTACGAACTCGACTGGTCGGCCGCACCCTTTCGCTGA
- a CDS encoding Uma2 family endonuclease, which produces MATVEPLLREARVRLSNIDWQTYLTLRDNDDNRNVRMTYDRGILEIMSPSKRHERVGYLLGRFIDEWTDAFSIRVQACRSMTFHRQDEERGLEPDNCYYLERVEQVLDREEIDLACDPPPDLAIEVDVKSGSRGRLPIYASLGVPEVWRWWNDGIEVYRLGRRSRYQRRDASEALNGFPVAAAAEILRDKWGSDDGQIMRAFRKLVRQRKGAADQSSS; this is translated from the coding sequence ATGGCGACCGTTGAACCACTTTTGCGTGAGGCCCGAGTCCGGTTGAGCAATATCGACTGGCAGACGTACCTTACTTTGCGCGACAACGATGACAACCGAAACGTGCGAATGACCTACGATCGAGGAATCCTGGAAATCATGTCTCCCTCGAAGCGGCATGAACGTGTTGGCTATTTGCTGGGCCGATTCATCGATGAGTGGACGGACGCGTTCTCCATTCGGGTGCAGGCTTGCCGTTCGATGACGTTTCATCGCCAGGACGAAGAGCGCGGCCTGGAACCCGACAACTGCTATTACTTGGAGCGCGTCGAGCAGGTGCTCGATCGCGAAGAGATCGACCTGGCCTGCGATCCGCCGCCCGATCTGGCGATCGAGGTCGATGTGAAAAGCGGATCGCGCGGCCGCTTGCCGATCTATGCGTCGTTGGGCGTTCCAGAAGTCTGGCGTTGGTGGAATGACGGTATCGAAGTCTATCGCCTTGGCCGCCGCAGCCGCTACCAGCGCCGCGACGCCAGCGAAGCGCTGAACGGTTTTCCGGTCGCAGCCGCCGCCGAGATTCTTCGCGACAAGTGGGGAAGCGATGATGGCCAAATCATGCGTGCGTTTCGCAAATTGGTGCGTCAGCGAAAGGGTGCGGCCGACCAGTCGAGTTCGTAG
- a CDS encoding Uma2 family endonuclease, with the protein MSIAAQPSAEALVCLHNVPWKMYEALRDELENRNVRMTYDRGWLQLMCPSKLHERLGNLLGRLIEAWTEQAGIEVQNCRCMTLRRLEQERGLEPDNCFYIEHEPAVRGRDELDLERDPPPDLAVEIDVASSSVGRMEIYAAVGVPEVWRWKDGGIEVYRLDRRGRYRRREGSLALPGFPFTEAERTLARRRSLGDHALVRAFRNSLFRNKK; encoded by the coding sequence ATGTCGATTGCCGCACAACCGAGCGCCGAAGCCTTGGTCTGTCTTCACAACGTTCCATGGAAAATGTACGAGGCGCTGCGCGACGAACTCGAAAACCGCAACGTGCGCATGACGTACGACAGGGGATGGTTGCAGCTTATGTGTCCGTCGAAATTGCACGAGCGTCTGGGCAACCTGCTTGGCAGGCTGATCGAAGCCTGGACCGAGCAGGCCGGCATCGAGGTGCAGAATTGTCGGTGCATGACGCTTCGCCGCCTGGAGCAGGAACGCGGCCTGGAACCCGACAATTGCTTCTACATCGAGCATGAGCCAGCGGTGCGCGGCCGCGACGAGCTCGACCTGGAGCGCGATCCGCCGCCCGATTTGGCCGTCGAAATCGACGTTGCATCGAGCTCGGTCGGGCGGATGGAAATCTATGCGGCCGTTGGAGTGCCGGAAGTCTGGCGCTGGAAAGACGGCGGCATCGAGGTTTATCGCCTGGACCGCCGCGGCCGCTATCGCCGGCGCGAGGGAAGTCTGGCATTGCCCGGCTTTCCCTTCACCGAGGCCGAGCGCACGTTGGCCCGCAGGCGTTCGCTCGGCGATCACGCGCTGGTCCGGGCGTTTCGTAATTCGCTGTTCAGGAACAAGAAATAA
- a CDS encoding DNA-3-methyladenine glycosylase, whose protein sequence is MPPLEPDFFARDTVTVARDLIGATMIVGRCRCRIVETEAYTTDAASHSVTRRHKATIMRDTFAHIYVYKIYGVHFCLNFTTEREGVGAVLVRAAEPLAGIDQMAKRRGTSDVKKLLNGPGRLCQSLGIDTSWNARPLGREIRLMAADFTPSILAGPRIGITQATELEWRFCERGSAFVSRGSAVRSLPKA, encoded by the coding sequence ATGCCGCCACTCGAGCCTGACTTTTTTGCCCGCGACACCGTCACGGTGGCCCGCGACCTGATCGGGGCGACCATGATCGTGGGCCGCTGCCGCTGCCGGATCGTCGAGACCGAGGCCTACACGACGGACGCGGCTTCGCACTCGGTCACGCGGCGTCACAAGGCCACGATCATGCGCGACACCTTCGCCCACATTTATGTCTACAAGATCTACGGCGTCCACTTCTGCCTGAATTTCACCACCGAGCGCGAGGGAGTGGGGGCCGTGCTGGTCCGCGCGGCCGAACCGCTGGCGGGCATCGACCAGATGGCCAAGCGACGCGGAACAAGTGACGTCAAGAAGTTGCTCAACGGTCCCGGCAGGCTGTGCCAGTCGTTGGGCATCGACACAAGCTGGAACGCGCGGCCGCTGGGACGCGAGATCAGGCTGATGGCGGCCGACTTCACCCCGTCCATTCTAGCGGGTCCGCGCATCGGCATCACCCAGGCCACAGAACTGGAATGGCGATTCTGCGAGCGCGGCAGCGCGTTCGTAAGCCGCGGCAGTGCGGTTCGTTCGTTGCCGAAGGCATGA
- a CDS encoding TIGR03960 family B12-binding radical SAM protein, translating to MLNQRLKDYVVSRLLPKVQMPAQYLGGELNIVRKDHRQIQGKLCLAFPDAYTIGMSHHGLQVLYSLMNARDEWACERAFTPWPDMEEQLRKHEVPLYSLETFTPLAEFDVLGFTLQYEISFVNVLTMLDLAKIPLRSVERTMDQPLIIAGGPCAQNPEPLAPFVDLFVTGDGEPSLPAICDLWLTLKQAHVDREEALAELARTLPYAYVPRFYEPEYDDTGRQIALRRTRDDVPATIEPSVIDDLDAIPLPTSPIVPFVECVHDRIAIEIMRGCPWQCRFCQSTVIKRPLRIRSVETIVRAALETYRNTGQSEISLLSLSTSDYPHFEELVKRMQETFQPLGVKICLPSLRVNEQLKGVATLMSMFGDLSGLTLAPEVARDDMREQIRKKITNEDLYAGCRQAFHLGWRQVKLYFLCGLPGERPADLDGIVEMAETISRIGKEETGHFVKVTASVSNFVPKAHTPYQWNGMQTRDYFHWAHQYLKQKRRLRSVWIKCHDVETSLLEGVLSRGDRRVAEALELAWRRGARLDSWREHFNGERWWQAMGDAGVDVESALHRPFALDARLPWDHLNVKKGRAYLEKEQNRSVVQLAAMAGVT from the coding sequence ATGCTTAACCAACGCCTCAAAGATTACGTCGTCAGCCGCCTGCTGCCCAAGGTGCAGATGCCCGCCCAGTATCTGGGCGGCGAGTTGAACATCGTCCGCAAAGACCACCGCCAGATTCAGGGCAAGCTCTGCCTGGCGTTCCCCGACGCCTACACCATCGGCATGAGCCACCACGGCTTGCAGGTGCTCTATTCGCTGATGAATGCCCGTGACGAGTGGGCCTGCGAGCGGGCCTTCACGCCTTGGCCCGACATGGAAGAGCAGCTTCGCAAACACGAGGTGCCGCTGTATAGCCTGGAGACGTTTACGCCGCTGGCCGAGTTCGACGTGCTCGGTTTCACGTTGCAGTACGAGATTTCGTTCGTCAACGTGCTCACGATGCTCGATCTGGCCAAGATCCCTTTGCGCTCGGTCGAGCGGACGATGGACCAGCCGCTGATCATCGCCGGCGGACCGTGCGCCCAGAACCCCGAGCCGCTGGCCCCCTTCGTCGATCTGTTCGTCACGGGCGACGGCGAGCCGAGCTTGCCGGCGATCTGCGATTTGTGGTTGACGCTCAAGCAGGCCCACGTCGATCGTGAGGAAGCCCTGGCCGAACTGGCCCGCACGCTGCCTTACGCCTACGTGCCGCGATTTTATGAGCCGGAGTATGACGACACCGGCCGGCAGATCGCCCTGCGCCGCACGCGCGACGATGTGCCGGCGACGATCGAGCCGTCGGTGATCGACGATCTGGATGCCATCCCGCTGCCCACTTCGCCGATCGTGCCGTTCGTGGAATGCGTTCACGATCGGATCGCGATCGAGATCATGCGCGGCTGCCCGTGGCAGTGCCGGTTTTGCCAAAGCACCGTCATCAAGCGTCCGTTGCGGATCCGTTCGGTGGAGACGATCGTGCGGGCGGCGCTCGAAACCTACCGCAACACCGGGCAATCGGAGATTTCGCTGTTGTCGCTCTCGACCAGCGACTACCCGCACTTCGAAGAACTGGTCAAGCGGATGCAGGAGACGTTTCAGCCATTGGGCGTGAAGATTTGTCTGCCAAGTCTCCGCGTCAACGAGCAGCTTAAGGGCGTGGCCACGCTGATGTCGATGTTCGGCGACTTGTCGGGCCTGACGCTGGCCCCCGAAGTGGCCCGCGACGACATGCGCGAGCAGATTCGCAAGAAGATCACGAACGAAGACCTGTACGCGGGCTGCCGCCAGGCGTTTCATCTCGGTTGGCGGCAGGTGAAGCTCTATTTTCTCTGCGGCCTGCCCGGCGAGCGGCCGGCCGATCTCGACGGCATCGTGGAAATGGCCGAAACGATCTCACGGATCGGCAAGGAAGAGACGGGGCATTTTGTGAAGGTGACGGCCAGCGTGTCGAATTTCGTGCCCAAGGCCCACACGCCGTATCAATGGAACGGCATGCAGACGCGCGACTATTTTCATTGGGCGCACCAGTATCTCAAGCAGAAGCGGCGGCTACGTTCAGTGTGGATCAAGTGCCACGACGTGGAAACGAGCCTGCTGGAAGGCGTGCTCAGCCGCGGCGACCGCCGCGTGGCTGAGGCCTTGGAGCTGGCGTGGCGGCGTGGTGCCCGGCTTGATAGTTGGCGCGAGCATTTCAATGGTGAGCGGTGGTGGCAGGCCATGGGCGACGCCGGGGTCGATGTAGAGTCGGCGCTTCATCGCCCGTTCGCGCTCGACGCCCGGCTTCCCTGGGACCATTTGAACGTGAAGAAAGGCCGCGCGTATTTGGAGAAAGAGCAGAACCGGTCGGTGGTGCAGTTGGCGGCGATGGCGGGAGTGACGTGA
- a CDS encoding Cof-type HAD-IIB family hydrolase — MPSSHSTIRLLAIDIDGTLVNSRDELTETTRQALHRACAAGLKIVLATGRRYSRALPLVGPLAIDAPLVTASGALIKHPLDHRTLFRATFERQLLCDLLTVVERRGFEAVLYADSYHDGFDFYCERLEVERAELADYLALNPGCHRLWPALMRDPPEGVFAGFSTGTRDEMLELHEELQRELPGLLYTHVLRSPRYIGHMCEIAPFGVTKWSGIQHVAAEWGILPEEMCAVGDDVNDIPMIEAAGIGIAMGNAQPEVKAAADLIAPTHDEDGLAAVVDFLLDGIVPYRGRGR, encoded by the coding sequence GTGCCAAGCTCACATTCCACCATCCGCCTTCTCGCCATCGACATCGACGGCACGCTCGTCAACAGCCGCGACGAGCTGACGGAAACGACGCGGCAAGCGTTGCACCGCGCATGCGCGGCCGGCCTGAAGATCGTGTTGGCCACGGGCCGACGTTACAGTCGCGCCTTGCCGCTGGTCGGGCCGCTGGCAATCGACGCCCCGCTGGTGACGGCCAGCGGAGCGCTCATCAAGCACCCGCTCGACCACCGCACGCTGTTTCGCGCCACGTTCGAGCGACAGTTGCTGTGCGATCTGCTCACCGTCGTCGAGCGGCGCGGCTTCGAAGCGGTGCTCTACGCCGACTCGTATCACGACGGATTCGACTTCTACTGTGAGCGGCTCGAAGTCGAGCGGGCGGAGCTGGCCGACTACCTGGCGCTCAATCCGGGCTGCCATCGGCTTTGGCCGGCCTTGATGCGCGATCCGCCCGAAGGGGTCTTTGCGGGCTTTTCGACCGGCACGCGCGACGAAATGCTCGAACTGCACGAAGAGCTGCAACGCGAGTTGCCAGGGCTGCTCTATACGCACGTGCTCCGCAGTCCGCGATATATCGGCCACATGTGCGAGATCGCGCCCTTTGGCGTGACCAAATGGTCGGGCATCCAGCATGTGGCGGCCGAGTGGGGCATCTTGCCCGAAGAGATGTGCGCCGTGGGCGACGACGTGAACGACATCCCGATGATCGAAGCGGCCGGCATCGGCATCGCGATGGGTAACGCCCAGCCGGAGGTGAAGGCCGCCGCTGACCTGATCGCGCCCACGCACGACGAAGACGGCCTGGCGGCGGTGGTCGATTTCCTGCTGGATGGCATAGTTCCTTACCGCGGCCGGGGGCGTTAA
- a CDS encoding trypsin-like peptidase domain-containing protein codes for MEQQFACPHCSQILASPPFATTQQVQCPHCGGLFAVAASTAAEPTAISQSGAAAYGQRPANASNLKFLVAGAVMLATAAVPLLGYGLMRLFAAPQKPVAVAAADAAQPRASQQPAEVVLTGRFIKNDAAASNRPAFGARDENGPQSRQASSGPARTPVAPTPPTALPPSKGAPVSRPSPSTGRTATASAEVAQAAPADTAALVQRIEPSVMVIQVTRDKSSGIGSGFPLDNQGTIVTNYHVIEGATSVTVKYGDKTADAQGFLVFSPGKDIAILKANLGAARVAPLKLAVDKPVKGETVLTFGAPLGFDSTVSNGIVSSVRKGSDLREIFKRTFGSDVYIEEQHYDLDAVWVQTTAPISGGNSGGPLVNLRGEVVGLNTWHLVAGQNMNFAISAEHINDMMKSAQSGVHPFSELPPPREHAVAAGSGKRTLEYWEEVSRINRGLATRLKSLRQPPIPNTKQQLIAMFPKLAGIYKKLGDLLPETAGKLKGLKIDDVDAELVALVTVDAIVLEKIGEDARDMSADAKRMRADKLAIYDYEKLSKKSYGEFDKLELGQAYDVIRIKLTRRYGLTFANIFEAPKGKSAAKSGDDDKSDTDQKAETADGGDPQREKQAAGKLRLAKQLQQAGKHDAAKQRLQQIMDDYPGTKAAEEAQTLLEEFGE; via the coding sequence ATGGAACAACAATTCGCTTGCCCCCATTGCAGTCAGATCCTGGCGTCGCCGCCCTTCGCGACGACCCAGCAAGTGCAGTGTCCCCATTGCGGCGGTTTGTTCGCGGTGGCGGCCTCGACGGCGGCCGAGCCCACGGCTATCTCGCAATCCGGCGCGGCGGCTTACGGACAAAGGCCGGCGAACGCATCGAACCTCAAGTTTCTGGTTGCCGGGGCGGTGATGCTGGCCACGGCGGCCGTGCCTCTGCTGGGTTATGGCCTGATGCGATTGTTCGCGGCGCCACAGAAGCCGGTGGCCGTCGCTGCCGCTGACGCCGCCCAACCACGCGCGTCGCAGCAACCTGCGGAGGTGGTGCTGACGGGAAGGTTCATCAAGAACGATGCCGCCGCAAGCAATCGACCTGCGTTTGGGGCCCGCGACGAAAACGGCCCGCAATCAAGGCAGGCGTCGTCGGGTCCGGCCCGCACGCCGGTAGCTCCGACCCCACCGACCGCTTTGCCGCCGAGCAAGGGCGCGCCGGTTTCGCGACCCTCGCCCTCCACGGGCAGAACGGCGACGGCTTCGGCCGAAGTTGCCCAGGCCGCCCCAGCCGACACCGCGGCGCTGGTCCAGCGGATCGAACCCTCGGTAATGGTGATCCAAGTCACTCGTGACAAAAGCTCCGGCATCGGCAGCGGCTTTCCTTTGGACAACCAGGGCACGATCGTGACCAACTACCACGTGATCGAAGGCGCCACGTCGGTGACGGTCAAGTACGGCGATAAAACCGCCGACGCTCAGGGCTTTTTGGTGTTTTCGCCCGGCAAAGACATCGCCATCCTGAAGGCCAATTTGGGCGCCGCGCGCGTGGCGCCCCTCAAGCTCGCGGTCGACAAGCCCGTCAAGGGCGAAACGGTGCTCACCTTCGGCGCGCCGCTGGGTTTCGACAGCACGGTGAGCAACGGCATCGTCAGCTCGGTGCGAAAAGGGAGCGATCTGCGCGAGATCTTCAAGCGCACGTTCGGATCCGACGTTTATATCGAGGAGCAGCATTACGATCTGGATGCCGTTTGGGTGCAGACGACGGCGCCCATTTCAGGCGGCAACAGCGGTGGACCGTTGGTGAACTTGCGGGGCGAGGTGGTCGGATTGAACACCTGGCACCTGGTGGCCGGACAGAACATGAACTTTGCCATCTCGGCCGAGCATATCAACGACATGATGAAGTCGGCCCAAAGCGGGGTACACCCCTTCTCGGAGCTGCCCCCGCCGCGCGAGCACGCCGTGGCGGCCGGCAGCGGCAAACGCACCTTGGAATACTGGGAGGAAGTCTCGCGGATCAACCGCGGACTTGCCACTCGGTTGAAAAGCCTCCGGCAGCCGCCGATCCCCAATACGAAGCAGCAACTGATTGCGATGTTCCCCAAATTGGCGGGCATCTACAAAAAGCTCGGCGATTTGTTGCCCGAAACCGCGGGCAAGCTGAAGGGCCTGAAGATCGACGACGTGGATGCAGAGTTGGTGGCTTTGGTTACGGTCGACGCCATCGTGCTGGAGAAGATCGGCGAAGACGCCCGCGACATGTCGGCCGACGCCAAGCGGATGCGCGCCGACAAATTGGCGATTTACGACTATGAAAAGCTGAGCAAGAAATCGTACGGCGAATTCGACAAGCTCGAATTGGGGCAGGCTTACGACGTGATCCGGATCAAGCTTACCCGCCGCTATGGTCTGACGTTTGCCAACATTTTCGAAGCGCCCAAGGGTAAGTCGGCTGCGAAGTCCGGCGACGACGACAAGAGCGACACGGACCAAAAAGCCGAGACGGCCGACGGCGGCGACCCGCAGCGCGAGAAGCAGGCCGCCGGCAAGCTGAGGCTGGCCAAGCAGCTCCAGCAAGCCGGCAAGCACGACGCCGCCAAGCAGCGGTTGCAGCAGATTATGGACGACTATCCCGGCACGAAGGCTGCCGAGGAAGCGCAGACGCTGCTCGAGGAGTTCGGCGAGTAA
- a CDS encoding DUF669 domain-containing protein: MPRKSLSDILQGDARARLQQAWDSAKPADEFTPLPKGEYVSMLESTESFQAKTGTAGFKLTFRITEGEYAGRRCWYDVWLTEAAASMAKTDLGKLGIHRVEQLDQPTPQGIVCRIKVVVRESDDGDQYNRVKWFDVDHIEPPAPDPFAPSSAGEHRADAEHQDGDESEGGNPQ, from the coding sequence ATGCCAAGAAAATCTCTGTCAGACATTCTACAAGGCGATGCACGGGCACGCCTACAGCAAGCATGGGATTCGGCCAAACCTGCCGACGAATTCACGCCGTTACCCAAGGGCGAATACGTGTCCATGCTGGAATCGACCGAATCGTTTCAGGCCAAGACGGGAACCGCGGGATTTAAACTGACGTTCCGTATCACCGAAGGCGAGTATGCCGGCCGACGATGCTGGTACGATGTTTGGCTGACGGAAGCCGCGGCGAGCATGGCGAAAACCGATCTCGGCAAACTCGGCATTCATCGCGTCGAACAACTTGACCAGCCAACGCCGCAAGGCATCGTATGCCGCATCAAGGTTGTCGTGCGCGAAAGCGATGACGGCGACCAGTACAACCGCGTGAAGTGGTTCGACGTGGACCATATCGAGCCGCCGGCGCCCGACCCGTTTGCGCCGAGCTCCGCCGGCGAGCACCGGGCCGACGCCGAGCACCAGGACGGCGACGAAAGCGAAGGGGGCAATCCGCAATGA